Proteins encoded by one window of Maliibacterium massiliense:
- the thiE gene encoding thiamine phosphate synthase, translating into MRCDKASMRLYAVTDRAWLRGRSLNQMVRDAIAGGATFVQLREKQADHATFVALARELLPICRQAGVPFVIDDDIDVALAVDADGVHVGQKDLEAGRARAQLGAGKILGVSAQSVAQALRAQEAGADYLGVGAVFATSTKQDASEVSHQTLREICAAVDIPVVAIGGINEGNVLQLSGTGVDGVAVVSAIFAADNPRGAAARLAALVQEIV; encoded by the coding sequence GTGACGGACCGTGCCTGGCTGCGCGGCCGCAGCCTTAATCAGATGGTGCGGGACGCCATCGCGGGGGGCGCGACGTTTGTGCAGCTGCGTGAAAAACAGGCCGACCATGCTACTTTTGTGGCGCTTGCAAGGGAGCTATTGCCCATCTGCCGTCAGGCGGGCGTGCCCTTTGTGATTGACGACGACATCGATGTGGCGCTGGCGGTGGACGCAGACGGCGTGCACGTGGGCCAGAAGGACCTGGAGGCGGGCCGCGCGCGCGCGCAGCTGGGCGCGGGCAAGATACTGGGCGTCTCCGCCCAGAGCGTGGCGCAGGCCCTGCGCGCGCAGGAGGCGGGCGCGGACTATCTGGGCGTGGGCGCGGTGTTCGCCACATCCACCAAACAGGACGCCTCGGAGGTATCCCACCAGACGCTGCGGGAGATCTGCGCGGCGGTGGACATCCCGGTTGTGGCTATCGGCGGCATCAACGAGGGCAACGTCCTGCAGCTGTCGGGCACGGGCGTGGACGGCGTGGCGGTGGTATCCGCCATCTTCGCGGCGGACAATCCCAGGGGGGCCGCGGCGCGCCTTGCGGCGCTGGTGCAGGAGATCGTATGA
- the ylqF gene encoding ribosome biogenesis GTPase YlqF — MQIQWYPGHMTKARRMLQENLKLVDLVILLLDARMPRASLNPDIETMMRDKRRIVVLNKADLADPAGTAKWRAHFQAQGARVLELTSTQKKARQGVLKTIEQAVSDRVAAMKARGVNKIVRAMVVGIPNVGKSTFINMLTGASVARAADKPGVTRGKQWIRVAPHLELLDTPGLLWPKFEDAALAHHLAFCGAIRDEIIDQSELCAELLETLAAGWPQLLMQRYKLETLEGSGAALLEEICRKRGFLLKGGALDIDRGAHIVLDEFRGGKMGGITLELPED; from the coding sequence ATGCAGATTCAATGGTACCCGGGGCACATGACCAAGGCGCGGCGCATGCTGCAGGAAAACCTGAAGCTGGTGGATCTGGTCATCCTCCTGCTGGACGCGCGCATGCCGCGCGCCAGCCTCAATCCGGATATCGAAACGATGATGCGCGACAAGCGCCGCATCGTGGTGCTCAACAAGGCGGATTTGGCGGACCCTGCGGGCACGGCCAAATGGCGCGCGCATTTTCAGGCGCAGGGCGCGCGCGTGCTGGAGCTGACAAGCACGCAGAAAAAGGCGCGCCAGGGCGTGCTCAAGACCATCGAGCAGGCGGTATCGGACCGCGTGGCGGCCATGAAGGCGCGGGGCGTCAACAAAATTGTGCGGGCCATGGTGGTGGGCATTCCCAACGTGGGCAAATCCACTTTTATCAATATGCTCACCGGCGCAAGCGTCGCGCGCGCGGCGGACAAGCCAGGCGTGACGCGGGGCAAGCAGTGGATTCGCGTCGCGCCCCATCTTGAGCTGCTCGATACCCCCGGGCTGCTCTGGCCAAAGTTTGAGGACGCGGCGCTGGCGCATCATCTGGCGTTTTGCGGGGCCATCCGCGACGAGATCATTGACCAGAGCGAGCTGTGCGCGGAATTATTGGAGACGCTCGCTGCCGGCTGGCCGCAGCTGCTTATGCAGCGCTACAAGCTGGAGACGCTCGAGGGAAGCGGCGCGGCGCTGCTGGAGGAGATCTGCCGCAAGCGGGGTTTTTTGCTCAAAGGGGGCGCGCTGGACATCGACAGAGGCGCCCACATTGTGCTCGACGAGTTTCGCGGCGGCAAGATGGGCGGCATTACGCTGGAGCTGCCGGAGGACTAG
- a CDS encoding HAD family phosphatase has product MIQGAIFDLDGTLLDSLGLWLTLPYDLLARQGVCCSDPHLVQELSSMSLREAVATVKERFGLAADVETLMAQCTDIIRRGYEEKVELMPGVRAFLTALACKGVPMCVATASDRRQADAALRRLGVRRYFSFVLTDEDVGASKRQPAIYLEAARRMGVQPEACLVFEDAPHAIKTAQEAGFRVCAMGKETHGLPCALHMTSFEEGLEAVYV; this is encoded by the coding sequence ATGATACAGGGCGCGATTTTTGATCTGGACGGCACGCTGCTCGATTCGCTGGGCCTGTGGCTGACGCTGCCCTACGACCTGCTGGCGCGCCAGGGCGTCTGCTGCAGCGATCCGCACCTGGTGCAGGAGCTCTCCAGCATGAGCCTGCGCGAGGCGGTGGCAACTGTGAAGGAGCGCTTTGGGCTTGCGGCGGATGTGGAGACGCTTATGGCGCAGTGCACGGACATCATCCGCCGCGGCTACGAGGAAAAGGTGGAGCTGATGCCGGGTGTGCGCGCCTTTTTGACGGCGCTGGCGTGCAAGGGGGTGCCCATGTGCGTGGCCACGGCGTCGGACAGGCGCCAGGCGGACGCGGCGCTGCGGCGCCTTGGCGTGCGGCGCTATTTTTCCTTTGTTTTGACCGACGAGGACGTGGGCGCAAGCAAGCGGCAGCCTGCCATTTACCTGGAGGCCGCGCGTCGTATGGGCGTGCAGCCCGAGGCGTGCCTGGTCTTTGAGGACGCGCCCCACGCGATCAAAACCGCGCAGGAAGCGGGTTTTCGTGTCTGCGCGATGGGCAAGGAGACGCACGGCCTGCCCTGCGCGCTGCACATGACGAGTTTTGAGGAAGGTTTGGAGGCAGTTTATGTTTAA
- the thiD gene encoding bifunctional hydroxymethylpyrimidine kinase/phosphomethylpyrimidine kinase, with translation MFKALTIAGTDPTGGAGVQADLKTFAAHKVFGMSVITAVLAQNTCGVQAVENISTQMVRAQMDAVFTDIMPDAVKIGMVSNVPIIDTIICALEDYKPRPIVLDTVMVSTSRHRLLEAEAEQHLIAHLIPRADIITPNIPEAEVLCGFAITSEQDMLRAAEAIACYFDGYIMIKGGHFADGCNDLLYRAGSAHWLRGSFVATKNTHGTGCTLSSAIAANLACGKPMLDAVAQAKAYVAGALAAGLDLGRGNGPLDHTYALEITRA, from the coding sequence ATGTTTAAGGCATTGACCATTGCGGGCACCGATCCCACGGGCGGCGCCGGCGTACAGGCGGATTTGAAGACCTTTGCAGCGCATAAGGTGTTTGGCATGAGTGTCATCACGGCAGTGCTGGCCCAGAATACATGCGGCGTGCAGGCGGTGGAGAATATCTCTACGCAGATGGTGCGCGCGCAGATGGACGCGGTGTTTACCGATATCATGCCCGACGCGGTGAAGATCGGCATGGTGTCCAACGTGCCCATCATCGATACGATCATTTGCGCTCTGGAGGATTACAAGCCGCGGCCCATCGTGCTGGATACCGTGATGGTATCCACCAGCCGCCACCGCCTGCTGGAGGCGGAGGCAGAGCAGCACCTGATCGCGCACCTGATCCCGCGCGCGGACATCATCACCCCCAATATCCCCGAGGCGGAGGTGCTCTGCGGCTTTGCAATCACAAGCGAACAGGACATGCTGCGCGCCGCCGAGGCCATCGCGTGCTACTTTGACGGCTACATCATGATCAAAGGCGGCCATTTTGCCGATGGCTGCAATGATCTGCTCTATCGCGCTGGCAGTGCCCACTGGCTGCGCGGCAGCTTCGTTGCGACGAAAAATACCCACGGCACGGGCTGCACACTTTCCTCAGCCATTGCGGCCAATTTGGCGTGCGGCAAGCCCATGCTCGACGCGGTGGCGCAGGCCAAGGCGTACGTGGCGGGCGCACTGGCCGCGGGGCTGGACTTGGGTCGCGGCAACGGCCCGCTTGACCACACGTACGCCCTGGAAATCACGCGCGCGTAA
- a CDS encoding citrate/2-methylcitrate synthase, which translates to MFNIPMHNQEMTEAAAAHEKSLEQLTEQLTSCNVFDPEDFQRYHVKRGLRNSDGTGVLAGLTNVCNVHGYVLDEGEKSPIDGQLVYRGVDVTELVRGCIAENRFGYEECVWLLLFGSLPTRAQLDSLRDVLAYYRELPEGFIEDMILRAPCKDIMNKLASSVLALYAYDENPDDTSIKNVLRQSLQLIARMPQIMVASYQVKRRYFDHKSMYVHSPKQEHSMAETILRTMRSNKSFEEEEAHLLDLCLVLHAEHGGGNNSTFVTRAVSSSGSDTYSAIAAGIGALKGPKHGGANLKVIEMLHAIEEGVDNWEDDSQVKDFLYKLVSKEAGDRSGLIYGMGHAVYTKSDPRAVILKENAMKLAGRKGYEAQFRLLDAVERLTPEILAERKGGDKLICANVDLYSGLVYEMLGIPVELNTPIFAVARMAGWCAHRIEEIATGGRIMRPAYKAMSSPKAYVPLSER; encoded by the coding sequence ATGTTTAATATACCCATGCACAATCAGGAGATGACGGAGGCTGCCGCCGCCCATGAGAAGTCCTTAGAGCAGCTTACCGAACAGCTGACCAGCTGCAACGTCTTTGATCCCGAGGATTTTCAGCGCTACCACGTCAAGCGCGGCCTGCGCAACAGCGACGGCACAGGCGTGCTTGCGGGCCTGACCAACGTGTGCAACGTGCACGGCTATGTGCTGGACGAGGGAGAGAAGTCGCCCATCGACGGCCAGCTGGTCTACCGCGGGGTGGACGTCACCGAGCTTGTGCGCGGCTGCATTGCAGAAAACCGCTTTGGCTATGAGGAGTGCGTGTGGCTGCTGCTGTTTGGCTCGCTGCCCACGCGCGCGCAGCTCGATAGCCTGCGCGACGTGCTGGCCTACTACCGCGAGCTGCCCGAGGGCTTTATCGAGGATATGATCCTGCGCGCACCCTGCAAGGATATCATGAACAAGCTGGCCTCCTCGGTGCTGGCGCTCTACGCATACGACGAGAATCCGGACGACACGTCCATCAAAAACGTGCTGCGCCAGTCGCTGCAGCTAATCGCGCGCATGCCCCAGATCATGGTGGCCTCCTACCAGGTAAAGCGCCGCTATTTTGACCACAAGAGCATGTACGTGCACTCGCCCAAGCAGGAGCACTCCATGGCCGAGACCATATTGCGCACCATGCGCTCCAACAAGTCCTTTGAGGAGGAGGAAGCGCACCTGCTGGACCTCTGCCTGGTTCTGCACGCTGAGCACGGCGGCGGCAACAACTCCACGTTCGTCACCCGCGCTGTCTCTTCTTCAGGATCGGATACCTACAGCGCCATCGCCGCGGGTATCGGCGCGCTCAAGGGGCCCAAGCACGGCGGCGCCAATCTCAAGGTGATCGAGATGCTGCACGCCATCGAGGAAGGGGTGGACAACTGGGAGGACGATTCCCAAGTCAAAGACTTCCTTTATAAACTGGTCAGCAAGGAGGCGGGCGACCGCTCCGGCCTGATCTACGGCATGGGCCACGCGGTTTACACCAAGAGCGACCCGCGCGCGGTCATTCTCAAGGAAAACGCCATGAAACTGGCCGGCCGCAAGGGGTATGAGGCACAGTTCCGCCTGCTGGACGCGGTGGAGCGCCTGACGCCGGAGATCCTGGCTGAGCGCAAGGGGGGCGATAAGCTCATCTGCGCCAACGTCGACCTCTATTCCGGCCTGGTGTACGAGATGCTGGGCATCCCCGTGGAGCTCAACACGCCTATCTTTGCCGTGGCGCGCATGGCGGGCTGGTGCGCGCACCGCATCGAGGAGATCGCCACCGGCGGCCGCATCATGCGCCCCGCCTACAAGGCGATGTCCAGCCCCAAGGCGTACGTGCCGCTTTCGGAACGATAA
- a CDS encoding DUF3788 domain-containing protein: protein MNWSQMYAKDHEPTPAQVREAIGSPLWAAFNDAMAATYSAAPVLSYSGCTMQPGWNLKYKKGGRNLCTAYPEAGSFSVMVVIPAGQMAEADLLVASCSAYTQKLYQDTEPFQGSQWLMLRVDTPEILADLLKLIACRARAGKKRAGAG from the coding sequence ATGAACTGGTCCCAAATGTACGCCAAAGACCATGAACCCACGCCTGCGCAGGTGCGGGAGGCCATCGGCTCCCCGCTTTGGGCAGCATTTAACGACGCTATGGCCGCAACGTACAGCGCGGCTCCGGTCCTCAGCTACAGCGGCTGCACCATGCAGCCGGGCTGGAACCTGAAGTACAAAAAGGGCGGCAGGAACCTCTGCACCGCCTATCCCGAGGCTGGCAGCTTCTCCGTGATGGTGGTCATCCCCGCTGGGCAGATGGCGGAGGCGGACCTACTGGTCGCTTCCTGCAGCGCGTATACACAGAAGCTTTATCAGGATACCGAGCCTTTTCAGGGGAGCCAGTGGCTGATGCTGCGGGTGGATACGCCGGAAATCCTTGCGGACCTGCTGAAGCTCATCGCCTGCCGGGCGCGCGCCGGGAAAAAGCGCGCAGGTGCAGGATAA